The Triticum aestivum cultivar Chinese Spring chromosome 7B, IWGSC CS RefSeq v2.1, whole genome shotgun sequence genome window below encodes:
- the LOC123155800 gene encoding uncharacterized protein has product MCPCEKHGMASERLVAFEGTDTGRRFLACAQSEGSNCGFVEWVDHQWPPTMQNALLKLWAMVEDAKSARVNDNLENSFTIHHLTEEKNKLEANYDKLVQDVHELMNFQEDKVVDFRHLQSAIIYQQEVRKELTDDMKAKMAKKDAETQQLTQKYEVLLNLTRAQATVIQNLKLNKMKEKQVLTEASMNLELKNAELTKCQEKLTQEKLELKLQVADLLKGNKKHIEEKWQLEFQNEKLKEKFRGIQAILEK; this is encoded by the exons ATGTGTCCATGTGAGAAGCACGGCATGGCATCTGAGAGGCTTGTTGCCtttgaaggaacagacacaggcagGAGGTTTTTAGCATGTGCACAGTCG GAAGGTAGCAATTGTGGCTTTGTTGAATGGGTTGATCACCAGTGGCCCCCAACAATGCAGAATGCATTGTTGAAGCTATGGGCAATGGTTGAAGATGCCAAAAGTGCTAGGGTGAATGACAATCTTGAGAATTCTTTCACTATCCACCATCtgacagaagagaagaacaagctggAGGCCAACTATGACAAGCTAGTCCAAGATGTGCATGAGCTGATGAACTTCCAGGAAGATAAGGTGGTGGATTTCAGGCATCTGCAGTCTGCCATTATATATCAGCAGGAGGTAAGAAAAGAACTGACTGATGATATGAAGGCAAAGATGGCAAAGAAAGATGCAGAGACCCAGCAACTTACTCAGAAGTATGAGGTGCTGCTCAACCTGACAAGAGCTCAAGCAACAGTCATTCAGAACTTGAAGTTGAACAAAATGAAAGAGAAGCAAGTGCTTACTGAAGCTAGTATGAATTTGGAGCTGAAGAATGCAGAGCTAACTAAGTGTCaggagaagctcacccaagagaagCTAGAGTTGAAGCTTCAGGTTGCTGATCTGCTTAAGGGAAATAAAAAGCATATTGAAGAGAAGTGGCAGTTAGAGTTTCAGAATGAAAAGTTGAAGGAGAAGTTCAGGGGGATTCAAGCCATCTTGGAGAAGTGA